From Chloracidobacterium thermophilum B:
CACTCCACTGCCACAGCTCACATCCGACGGCGGAGACGCTTGCGGCCGAACTCCGCGCTGGCGGAGGCACGGTCGAAGTCTTTCCTGCCGATCTGCGTCAGCGGAAGGACGTGGATGCCCTCTTTGAAGGCATCCTGCGCCGTTTCGGGACGCTGCACATTCTGGTCAACAATGCGGCGGTTTTTGAGCGCCGTCCCTGGCCCGAACTCACCGATGCTGACTGGGAACAGACACTGGCCGTCAACCTGACAGCGCCTTTCTGGTGTGCGCGCCGGGCGGCGCGGCTGATGCTGGCGCAGGGACGGGGGAAAATCATCAACCTCGCCTGTGTCGGGGGTGTCCGCCCGTGGGCGGCGTATCTTCATTACAACGTCTCCAAAGCCGGCCTCATCATGCTGACCGAAGGGCTGGCCAAGGTGCTGGCGCCGGTTGTGCAGGTCAATGCCATTGCACCCGGCATCGTCAACCTGACCGGAACGCCGGAAGGGGTGACGCCGGAGGACATCACACAGGCGCTGCTATACCTGCTCAGCGCCGATGCCGTGACCGGTGAGACCTTGTTCGTGGATGCCGGCTATCGGTTGGGACTCAAACCGCCAGCGAATCTTCGGCAGGCGTAGCCCTACCAAGGTGAACATGCTATGGTTGCGCAACTTCGCGTAAAAGTTTCGATATTTGCATGTAAGAGAGAGAAAACGATGAAGTTAGTCGCTTTGGGGGCACTTCTCGCCGTGTTTTTCGCCGGTTGTTTTGCCACGGGCCAGGTTGTTTCTGCGGCGCTGGAAACGCCAGCGCCGGTGCTGACGCCAGCGCTGCTTGAGCAAACCGAGTGGAAAGTCACCGGCCCCTTTGGCGGTACGGTGCGCGCCCTGGCGCAGGACCCGACCAATCCCAAGCGGATGTTCATCGGAACGGCCGATGGACAAATCTACACAACGGTGGACGGCGCGCAGACCTGGCGCTGGCTGCCGACCTTCAACCGCCCGCAGTACATCATCGAAAGTATCGTGATTGACCCGACGGCAACCGACACGCTGTATGCCGCCGTGTGGGTGCTTGAAAATGACCGCGAGGGCGGGGTGTACAAGTCCACGGACGGCGGGCAGACCTGGCGGGCGGTGTTGAGCGGAGAATCCGTCCGCGCCTTTGCCATGGCTCCGGGCAACGCCAGTGTGCTGGTGGCCGGAACCCTGAATGGCGCATTTCGTTCGACGGATGGTGGGGAGACATGGGCGCGGCTGTCACCGGCCGGACACCCTGGCATTCGGAACATCGAATCCGTCGCCATTGACCCGCGCAGCGCCGACACGGTCTATGTCGGCACCTGGTATCTGCCGTGGAAGACGACCGACGGCGGCAAGAACTGGACCTTTATCCACGGCGAGACCTCAAAGCTCATCGAAGACTCTGACATTTTCAGCATCGCCATTGACACCTTTGATCCCGACCGTGTGTATTGCAGCGCCTGTAGCGGCATCTACCGCAGTCTTGACGGAGGGCGCAACTGGACGAAGTTCAAGGGAATCCCCTCCAGCGCCCGCCGGACGCACGTCATTTTTCCGCATCCCACCCGCGAAAAAGAAATCTTCGCCGGTACGACCGAGGGACTCTGGCACACGACCGATGGCGGTGAGACGTGGCGGCAGATTCTGCCCACGACGACGACCATCAACGAAATCCGCATTCATCCGTCTGCGCCCCAGCGGGTCATCGTCGGCACGGAGAACCGGGGCGTCCTCATCAGTGAAGACGGGGGGAACACCTTTCAGGCGTACAATCACGGCTTTGTGACGCGCCGCGTGTCGGGGCTGCTGGCCGACAGCATGCAGCGCGGACGGTTGTTTGCCTCCGTGATGTTCAACGGTGCGGAAGGCGGCGTCTATGTCTCCAATGATTTCGGTCAGACCTGGTATTCCTCCTCGCAGGGGCTTGGCGCACGGGATGTCTATGGCCTGCACGCGCCAGCGGGTGATTCACGCCGTCTGTATGCCGCAACGAGCGATGGGGTGTTTGTGACGGAAAATGGCGGAAAGCTCTGGCAGCCGGCCAACCCGCCGGCCACCTGGCGCCCGACGCCTGTCGTGCCCGGCGGAAGACGACCGGTGGCCGCACCAGCCGCACCGAGCGCCCGGCCGTCTGCCAAAGGCCCTGCCAAAGGCCGCCGCACCGCCGCCCGCTCCTCTGCATCCCGAACCATTCTGCGGCAACGGTTGAAGGGGCACGTCGTGGAACTGGTTTCGACTGCTGACGGCTGGCTCTATGCCGCTGCCTGGGATGGTCTGTTCCGAACGGACAACCCGGTCAAGGGATGGGAAAAGGTCAGCTTGGGCGCATACCGCGGACGTGTCTTTTCGGTGGCCGTGTCGCCCCAGTCGTCAGAGGTCATTCTGGCCGGTATCTCGGATGGGATGCTTGTGAGCCAGGATGGGGGCGCGACGTGGCAGCGGGCCGACCTGCCGATGAAAGCGTTCAAGGATGCCACATGCGTGCAGGAGATTGCCTTTCACCCACGCCGACCGGAAACCATATTCGTCGGGACACGGCGGACGGCCTATGTCAGCTTTGACGGCGGCAAATCCTGGGAGCGGCTGGCGCGCGGCATCGGCTTTGGTGACATTGCCGTGATCCGGTTCAACCCGCGCCAGGCGGATGAGGTTCTGATTGGTGATGCCCAAGGCGGGGGGCTGTATCTTTCGGTCAATGGCGGGCAGCTTTTCCACCGCCTCGACCAGCGGGCCGTGTTGCCGGGACATCGGATGTGGGCGGCGGCTTTCGATGTGTTCGCGCCGGGGCGCATCTATGCCGGCTCGGTCACTTCGGGGGTGATGGTTGTGACCCTTCCCGGACTCTCTCCGACCGCCTCAGTGCGTTAGCCCCGCTGGACCGGTATGCCGGAGCTTCCTGAAGTCGAAGGCGTCGCGCGTGAGTTGCAGCAGCGCCTTCAACAGCGGCGGGTCATTGGCGTCCGCATTTACCGTCCGCGCCTCGTTGCGCCACAGTCTGTCGCCACGGTCGTCGCAGGGATGCAGGGGGCCGTGTTTACCGAAGTCGGGCGGCGCGGCAAGCACCTGCTGCTACACCTGGACAATGCCCATACCCTGCTCGTTCACCTGCGGATGGCCGGCCGGTTTCTGTATCTGGCACCTGACGCCCCACTGCCAAAGTTCACCCACGCCGTCTTTGACCTCGACAACGACCGTCGCCTGGTGTTTCAGGACCAGCGGCACTTCGCCATCATGCGGCTGGCACCCACGGCCGCATTGTTCCAGCTTGAGGAACTGCGCCATCTCGCGCCCGAACCGCTGGGGCCGGATTTCACCCTGGACTACCTGCAGCGCACGCTGGCCGGCACGCGGCGTCCCATCAAGGAAGTCCTGCTCGACCAGACGCGCGTAGCCGGGTTGGGAAATATCTACGCAGCGGAAGTCCTCTTTGCCGTCGGTCTCCATCCCCTCACCCCGGCCAATCTGGTATCCAAATCCAAGGTCAAAGACCTGTGGAAGACCATCCGCGTCCTGCTGGAGGCCGCCATCGAAGCCGGCACGACCCTTGACGTGAACCCGGAAAACATCACCGGGCAGTATTTTGGCGCGGCTTTTGCCGAGGCTTTGCTCGTGTATGACCGGGAAGGCGAACCCTGCATCCGCTGTGAAACTCCCATTGCCCGGATTCGCCAGGGGCAACGCTCGACCTACTTCTGCCCCAGGTGTCAGCGCCCACGTGCCGGAATGGGACGACAAACTGCAAAATGATGTGCTAGGGTCACAGTTGTTTTTCAGCCCCCTTGGTTGGTTTTTGGTGCGCCGGCCGAAGCGCGTGTGCTCGGCAGGCCAGGTTTTGAGGAAAGGTAGCCTTGTGGCTGAACCGCTTTCGGGAAGGGATGACTTCTTATGGAGCAGCACGTCGGTAAGGCTTGGGGAACGCTGAAGTACCGGGACGCCGCAGGAAAAGAAGCGACGGCCATGCTGAACAAACCGGTTTTCCGCATTGGTCGTCTTGCAGACAACGACTTGCAGATTGATGACCCTTACGTATCCCGCCTGCATGTCGAGCTGCGCTTCGATGGTGTGCATGCGACGTTGGTGGACCGGAGCAGCACCGGCGCAACGTACGTCAACGACCAGCGCGTTTCGGAAGCGCAACTGCGCAGCGGCGACCGGCTCGCACTGGGGCGCAAGCTCGCCGGGACGGAAATCGTCTTCGAGTATGCCAACCAGGGGGCAAAGCCGTCTGAAGCAGCCGAGCCACACCAGGTGATGTCGGTCATTGACCACTCCCAGACGCGCTACCTCAATACGTCTCTCATCCGGGCAACCCAACTGACCAATGCCGCGACCGTCAATCGCCTGAAGGCACTCTACGAGATTACGAGCGCAATTCTGGCCGTGACGACCCGTGAGGAACTGGCTGAAAAGCTTCTGACCCTGCTGTTTGACGTATTGCCAGCCGAACGGGGCGTCATTCTGCTGGCCGACCCGAAAGACAATACCCTGCGCCAGCAGGCGGCACGGCTGCGCAACGGCGATGCCGCCCAGGTTTCTCCAAGCCAGACAATTGTGCGCCGGGTCTATGAGGGCAACGTCGCGGAACTGTGCCTCGATGCCCGCAACGATGCCCGCTTTGCCAGCCAGCAAAGCATCATTTTCCAGTCCATCCGCTCGGTGATGTGCGCCCCGATCAGTTCGGCAAGCCGTACCTGGGGCGTGTGCTATCTCGACAACCTGACGACCAGGAAAACCTTTGAAGATGAGGAACTGGAGTTTCTGATGGCGGTTTCCCGGCAGGCCGGGCTGGCGCTGGAAAACATCTACCTGCTGGAGGAACAGAAAATCACCTTCCAGAGCTTCGTGACGACGTTGGCGGCATCCATTGACGCCCGTGATGACCTGACGGCCGGACACTCGGCGCGGGTGGCGCGGTACTCGCGCTCGATTGCGAAGTATATGAACCTGCCGGAAGGCGAGCGCCGCCGGATTTACTACGCTGGCTTGCTGCACGACTACGGCAAGATCGGGACGCGCGAGGCCATTCTCTGTAAGCCGGGCAAGCTGACGCCGGAAGAGTACGCCCACATGCGCGACCACGCCAAAAACACCTACGATATTCTGTCGAAGATTCACTTCACACGGGATATGCAGGACCTGCCACTGATAGCCGCCGGCCATCATGAAAACCTCGACGGCAGCGGTTATCCCTTCGGCCTCAAAGGCGACCAAATTCCGCTGGGCGCACGCATCATTGCCGTGGCAGACTTCTTTGATGCCCTGACCCACAAGCGCCACTACCGGGAACCGATGCCGATTGAGGAAGTGCTGGAGCTGATTGACGAAAGTACCGGCACGAAGTTTGACCCGCAGGTGGTGGCGGCGCTCAAGGAATTCGTCCGGCAGGAGTTCATTCCCAACCAGCGCAAGCGCGCTGAAGCCGAAGCCCGCCGGGCACAAATCTCTCAAACGCCGGAGTCCGGGCATGTTACCGGCGACACGACGCTGCCGGTCATGCCACCGGAAACGGTGATGTCACCGGAAACGGTTTCCATGGACCCGGTGCCGCTGTAAACCGCGCTACGGGCAGCGTTCTTCCAGATCGCGGGCAACGCTTGAGTTGCTGTTCAATCCGACGCAGCCCCGCACCGGGTCGTAGCGGTAGGGGACGCCGCTGGGGTCAAGTGGCGCCCGGTCATAACGCCGGAAGCGTTTTTCAAAATCTTCGTGAAACAGCGCCAGCGGCCGCCCCAGCGTGTCGTAGGCTTCGTCCCGGTGCGCCACCAGGAGCGGATACAGTTCGGCAAAACTGGCCGGGTTGCGCCGGTAGGTTTCGCGGAAACGCGCAATCATCCGTTCCATGAAATCGCGTTCATCGAGTGAGGTGAGTTGTTGCAGCCGCCATTCGGCACTCAGGCGTGCGCCTTCGTGTTCAGCTTCGTCGCGCAGCTTCTGAAACAGCAGGTAGGATGTCCGGCGGTCGCCCCCACGGGTTTTGGCCGCGCCGACCATGACGGCTGTCCAGTCCCGGTCGCTGGGGCTGATGGCCAGTGCCGAAGCCCGCTCATAGGCTTCGGCGCATTCCTCGTAGCGTTTGGCCCGCCAGCAAATAGCCCCATAGTCTGACCACATCCGAAACAGGTTTTTCCGATCCGTATGTGCGGCAATGCCCTTGCGCAGAAGCGCCAGCGCCGCATCGTAGTCAAACTCGGCAAGGAAAATCGCCCCTGTCCGGTAGGCTGCCGTGAAATGCGGGTCAACCGTCGTGGTGATGTCGAGCAGCGGTTCCAGCAAAGGCATGTCCTCGCGGGAAAGTTTTGAAAAGTCCACGGCTCCTTCGCCGGTCAATCCGCCGCCGAGCTTGCGCCCGAAATACTGGACAGTACGAATCCAGTAGAGGTCAGAAACCACGCCCTCGAAACCGAATGACAGCCGGCGTACCATCTCGCCCGACTGCACATAGAGCGTTTCCTCGATGGCGCGGTTTCGGCTGAAGGTGGCGTCGAGCCGCACCTGCAGGGGATAGAGGCTGGCCAGACCAATGAAGACAACGCCCCAGTAGAGATAGGCCCGCCACCGTTCAGGGGCGGTCCGGGATGCGCCTGTCGTTTCCATGGCTTCCTTGCCGAAGGGGCTTCCTTGCCGAAGGGCTTTTGCCCGGAAGAAGGTTATTTGAAGTTGCGGCGCTCAAAAATGTAGAGCGTCAGAGAGAGCAAAATGCTGAGGTACACAACACCATACAGGCAACTGAGGGCCATCTGGCTGCCCGTAATGGGAATTCCGTGGGCCGTGCGCGCGATGAAGTTGAAGTTGTGCAGGTTGGGTAGCAGGTAGTACAGCGCCCACAGCACCATCTGCATGATCCGCAGTGAGGGGTAAACCTCGACGTTCAGAACATCGGCAAAGAGCTTAAGGTCCGGGGTGAAGTTGCAAGTCAGGTAGCTGACGATGCTGAACAGGGTGGCCAGCGCCGGTGTTGTGAACGACGAAAAGAGCAGCGCCAGGGCCGTTGCCAGCAGGAGTTCGATGTAAAGCAGAAAAGCCGCCGGAATGATGCTGAACGGAGAAGGATCGGTCGGGCGGCGGACATAAAACAGCGCCACGATCAGGGCGATGAGCATGACGGTGCAGTTGACGAGCAGCGTCAGTGACAGGCCGAAAAACTTGCCCAGAATGAACTCGTAGCGGTGCAGCGGTTTGGACAGAACCGTGTAAATCGTGCGCCGCTCGATTTCCTTGTACACCAGCCCGGTGCCAATAAAGACAGCAATCATGTAGCCGAACAGCAGCAATGTGCTCAGTCCCAGGTCCACGATGGCCTTGTGTTCCTGATTGATGGACAACTCTCCTATGAACAACGACGCCGCAATGAGAATCAGGACGGCCACAACCAGGTTGTAGAGCACTTTGTCACGTACGGACTCCCGAAAGGTGTTGAGCGCCACCGTGGAAATCTGCTTCATTGCCTCAAACCCCTGGAACAAAAACAGGACTGTTCTCCCCGAATGTTGTGGATGCCGGAATTATCCCTTCACCGGCGAGGGCAAGGCAAGCCGATGACATCTCCTGATACGGCAACTGGTCTGGCGGTCGTGGCGCGGCAGCCTTACACTTGGCAGCTTCGCCGGGGCGGCCTGACGCTGGGTGCCACAACCCGCCTGATGGGCATCATCAACGTCACGCCGGATTCGTTTTCCGACGGTGGACGCTACACCACGGTCGAAGCTGCCCTGGCCCAGGCGCAACGGCTTGTCGCCGAAGGGGCTGACATCCTTGACATCGGCGGGGAATCCACCCGCCCCGGCGCGCAAACGGTGGACGAGGCTGAGGAAATGGCGCGGGTCATTCCCGTGATCGAGGCTGTGGCCCAGGCTGTGGACGTGCCGCTTTCAATCGACACCTACAAGGCTTCCGTTGCCGAAGCCGCGCTGGCGGCCGGCGCCGTGATTGTCAACGACATTTCGGGCTTTCGTTTCGATGACCGCATGCCAGAAGTCATTGCGCGGCACGGCGCTGGCGTCGTGGTGATGCACAGTCGCGGCACGCCCGGCGCTCTGCACGGTTTGCCTCCGGTGGCGGACATTCTGGCGGATGTCACGGCTGGCTTTGAGCACAGCCTGGAGGTTGCCCGCACAGCCGGCATCGGGTTGGACAGCATCGTGTTCGACCCCGGACTGGGTTTTGGCAAGACCCTCGAAGACAACCTGTTGCTGCTTGGTACGCTACCGCGTCTGGCGGCGCTGGGGCGGCCGCTGCTCGTCGGGCCTTCACGCAAGTCCTTCATCGGCAGGGTGACAGGCAAAGCTGACCCCTCCGACCGGCTTCTGGGAACTGCCGCCAGTGTGGCTTTGGCGATTGCCGGTGGCGCGCATATCGTCCGCGTCCACGACGTAGCCGCCATGCGCGAATGTGCGGCGCTGGTGGATGCCGTCCGCAACACTGTTTTTCCAAACAGCGAACCGGTGTGATGGTGCCTAACTGGCAGTATCACATCACCGGCAGCGATTCACCTTCCTGAAGAACCAGTTTCCCGGCGTCGCTCCACAGGCGCTCGAGGCCGTAAAAGTCGCGCTGCTCCGGCGTGAAGACGTGGACGATGAAATCACCGTAGTCCATCAGCACCCACTGCCCATCGGCATAGCCTTCGATGTGGCGGGGATAGGTTTTGAGCAGCCCCAGTTGGCGTTCCACCTCATCGGCCAGCGCCTGCACGTGGCGCGAAGAGGTGCCCGTGGCAATGATGAAGTAATCGGCAATTGAGGTCAGCCGACCAATGTCCAGAATCACCGGCGCGACGACCTTCTTTTCCTGCAAGGCATGAATCACCTGCCACACCCGCCGGTCTTCGACCTTGGGCGGTGTGGTTTCGGCGGGGACGGCCAGTTTACGTACGGGGAGACGTGGAGCAGTGTCGTTCGTCATCAAGCGTGGTGTCCGTTTGAGTAAAGTCCATAGACATGAATATACCGCTCCACGAGCGGCGGTACGAAGCGCGCAATGGAGCGTCCTTCACTGACGGCCTGCCGGATGTCCGTCGCTGAGACATCCAGGGCAAACAAGTCAGTCAG
This genomic window contains:
- a CDS encoding SDR family NAD(P)-dependent oxidoreductase, with product MELAGRIALVTGGARRLGAAMVRALVAQGVHVALHCHSSHPTAETLAAELRAGGGTVEVFPADLRQRKDVDALFEGILRRFGTLHILVNNAAVFERRPWPELTDADWEQTLAVNLTAPFWCARRAARLMLAQGRGKIINLACVGGVRPWAAYLHYNVSKAGLIMLTEGLAKVLAPVVQVNAIAPGIVNLTGTPEGVTPEDITQALLYLLSADAVTGETLFVDAGYRLGLKPPANLRQA
- the rsfS gene encoding ribosome silencing factor, which encodes MTNDTAPRLPVRKLAVPAETTPPKVEDRRVWQVIHALQEKKVVAPVILDIGRLTSIADYFIIATGTSSRHVQALADEVERQLGLLKTYPRHIEGYADGQWVLMDYGDFIVHVFTPEQRDFYGLERLWSDAGKLVLQEGESLPVM
- a CDS encoding HD domain-containing phosphohydrolase: MEQHVGKAWGTLKYRDAAGKEATAMLNKPVFRIGRLADNDLQIDDPYVSRLHVELRFDGVHATLVDRSSTGATYVNDQRVSEAQLRSGDRLALGRKLAGTEIVFEYANQGAKPSEAAEPHQVMSVIDHSQTRYLNTSLIRATQLTNAATVNRLKALYEITSAILAVTTREELAEKLLTLLFDVLPAERGVILLADPKDNTLRQQAARLRNGDAAQVSPSQTIVRRVYEGNVAELCLDARNDARFASQQSIIFQSIRSVMCAPISSASRTWGVCYLDNLTTRKTFEDEELEFLMAVSRQAGLALENIYLLEEQKITFQSFVTTLAASIDARDDLTAGHSARVARYSRSIAKYMNLPEGERRRIYYAGLLHDYGKIGTREAILCKPGKLTPEEYAHMRDHAKNTYDILSKIHFTRDMQDLPLIAAGHHENLDGSGYPFGLKGDQIPLGARIIAVADFFDALTHKRHYREPMPIEEVLELIDESTGTKFDPQVVAALKEFVRQEFIPNQRKRAEAEARRAQISQTPESGHVTGDTTLPVMPPETVMSPETVSMDPVPL
- the folP gene encoding dihydropteroate synthase, producing MTSPDTATGLAVVARQPYTWQLRRGGLTLGATTRLMGIINVTPDSFSDGGRYTTVEAALAQAQRLVAEGADILDIGGESTRPGAQTVDEAEEMARVIPVIEAVAQAVDVPLSIDTYKASVAEAALAAGAVIVNDISGFRFDDRMPEVIARHGAGVVVMHSRGTPGALHGLPPVADILADVTAGFEHSLEVARTAGIGLDSIVFDPGLGFGKTLEDNLLLLGTLPRLAALGRPLLVGPSRKSFIGRVTGKADPSDRLLGTAASVALAIAGGAHIVRVHDVAAMRECAALVDAVRNTVFPNSEPV
- the mutM gene encoding bifunctional DNA-formamidopyrimidine glycosylase/DNA-(apurinic or apyrimidinic site) lyase, whose product is MPELPEVEGVARELQQRLQQRRVIGVRIYRPRLVAPQSVATVVAGMQGAVFTEVGRRGKHLLLHLDNAHTLLVHLRMAGRFLYLAPDAPLPKFTHAVFDLDNDRRLVFQDQRHFAIMRLAPTAALFQLEELRHLAPEPLGPDFTLDYLQRTLAGTRRPIKEVLLDQTRVAGLGNIYAAEVLFAVGLHPLTPANLVSKSKVKDLWKTIRVLLEAAIEAGTTLDVNPENITGQYFGAAFAEALLVYDREGEPCIRCETPIARIRQGQRSTYFCPRCQRPRAGMGRQTAK
- a CDS encoding tetratricopeptide repeat protein, translated to METTGASRTAPERWRAYLYWGVVFIGLASLYPLQVRLDATFSRNRAIEETLYVQSGEMVRRLSFGFEGVVSDLYWIRTVQYFGRKLGGGLTGEGAVDFSKLSREDMPLLEPLLDITTTVDPHFTAAYRTGAIFLAEFDYDAALALLRKGIAAHTDRKNLFRMWSDYGAICWRAKRYEECAEAYERASALAISPSDRDWTAVMVGAAKTRGGDRRTSYLLFQKLRDEAEHEGARLSAEWRLQQLTSLDERDFMERMIARFRETYRRNPASFAELYPLLVAHRDEAYDTLGRPLALFHEDFEKRFRRYDRAPLDPSGVPYRYDPVRGCVGLNSNSSVARDLEERCP
- a CDS encoding ABC transporter permease; protein product: MKQISTVALNTFRESVRDKVLYNLVVAVLILIAASLFIGELSINQEHKAIVDLGLSTLLLFGYMIAVFIGTGLVYKEIERRTIYTVLSKPLHRYEFILGKFFGLSLTLLVNCTVMLIALIVALFYVRRPTDPSPFSIIPAAFLLYIELLLATALALLFSSFTTPALATLFSIVSYLTCNFTPDLKLFADVLNVEVYPSLRIMQMVLWALYYLLPNLHNFNFIARTAHGIPITGSQMALSCLYGVVYLSILLSLTLYIFERRNFK
- a CDS encoding WD40/YVTN/BNR-like repeat-containing protein; the encoded protein is MKLVALGALLAVFFAGCFATGQVVSAALETPAPVLTPALLEQTEWKVTGPFGGTVRALAQDPTNPKRMFIGTADGQIYTTVDGAQTWRWLPTFNRPQYIIESIVIDPTATDTLYAAVWVLENDREGGVYKSTDGGQTWRAVLSGESVRAFAMAPGNASVLVAGTLNGAFRSTDGGETWARLSPAGHPGIRNIESVAIDPRSADTVYVGTWYLPWKTTDGGKNWTFIHGETSKLIEDSDIFSIAIDTFDPDRVYCSACSGIYRSLDGGRNWTKFKGIPSSARRTHVIFPHPTREKEIFAGTTEGLWHTTDGGETWRQILPTTTTINEIRIHPSAPQRVIVGTENRGVLISEDGGNTFQAYNHGFVTRRVSGLLADSMQRGRLFASVMFNGAEGGVYVSNDFGQTWYSSSQGLGARDVYGLHAPAGDSRRLYAATSDGVFVTENGGKLWQPANPPATWRPTPVVPGGRRPVAAPAAPSARPSAKGPAKGRRTAARSSASRTILRQRLKGHVVELVSTADGWLYAAAWDGLFRTDNPVKGWEKVSLGAYRGRVFSVAVSPQSSEVILAGISDGMLVSQDGGATWQRADLPMKAFKDATCVQEIAFHPRRPETIFVGTRRTAYVSFDGGKSWERLARGIGFGDIAVIRFNPRQADEVLIGDAQGGGLYLSVNGGQLFHRLDQRAVLPGHRMWAAAFDVFAPGRIYAGSVTSGVMVVTLPGLSPTASVR